A single region of the Fenollaria sporofastidiosus genome encodes:
- a CDS encoding DUF6873 family GME fold protein, which produces MIAIVDKAYYKVLSPKLIKYDIRAYPSYESKILKGVVKTHPDMSLFKYNEETLIASRESYEYYKDIFKGTKVNLINAGEDSLDKYPYDVKFNALRVGDYLICKKDFCAEALLSRFENDQIINSSQGYVKCSVIDIDDKYYVTDDIYLEKIISSLGYKTLLLDKGLVSIKDYSYGFIGGASGYALDKIFLTGVIKDEINRLHLEEFARAINKELISLTECDIFDVGTMMIMEV; this is translated from the coding sequence ATGATAGCTATAGTTGACAAGGCTTACTACAAAGTTCTAAGTCCAAAGCTTATAAAATACGATATAAGAGCTTATCCATCTTACGAGAGCAAGATATTGAAAGGTGTGGTTAAGACGCATCCTGATATGTCGCTCTTTAAGTATAATGAAGAGACTTTAATTGCAAGCCGCGAGTCTTATGAGTATTATAAGGACATATTTAAAGGTACAAAGGTAAATCTAATTAATGCAGGCGAGGATTCACTCGATAAGTACCCATACGATGTGAAGTTCAACGCGCTTCGTGTGGGAGATTACTTAATTTGCAAAAAAGATTTTTGTGCTGAGGCTTTATTGTCTCGCTTTGAAAATGACCAGATTATTAACTCTTCGCAAGGTTATGTAAAGTGCTCTGTTATTGATATAGATGACAAGTATTATGTGACTGATGACATATACCTAGAAAAAATTATATCCTCACTTGGATATAAAACGCTATTATTAGACAAAGGTCTTGTAAGTATCAAGGACTATAGCTATGGCTTCATAGGTGGAGCAAGTGGATATGCGCTTGATAAGATATTTCTAACGGGAGTCATTAAGGATGAGATAAATAGACTTCACCTCGAAGAATTTGCGCGAGCAATCAATAAAGAATTGATTTCTTTAACGGAATGTGATATATTTGATGTAGGAACTATGATGATAATGGAGGTTTAG
- a CDS encoding stalk domain-containing protein, which yields MVVKTQPTKLIYKEGDNLTLAGLVVTLTDNQGLTKYVAFADFVDNGITAEPANDTALTVANHNGKKVTLTKGNLTADTNALTVNKKDDLTKYKEKAKEEIDKLSNLTNQEKKEFKDKVDEQVDQPGVDKVVEEAKAKNDAKVLPPTPTPTPTPNRPYWPEHREEERPYRPYRPYRPNRNETKQNDTEKETKPVEEKIEEAKVYDKLEAILFINNNLMQKSVNGVVSQVRMDIAPFIYQSRTMLPIRFVAEALGFMVTWDENTRTVYLVDKENIVQIPVDTNNIIVNGNTFVSDVKPIIKNNRTMLPIANVARALGLVDGKDIFWDAVSKSVTIKRNVLK from the coding sequence ATGGTAGTAAAAACACAGCCAACAAAACTAATCTACAAAGAAGGTGATAACCTAACACTAGCAGGACTAGTTGTAACGTTAACAGATAATCAAGGCTTAACAAAGTACGTAGCATTTGCAGACTTTGTAGATAATGGAATCACTGCGGAACCAGCAAATGATACAGCATTAACAGTAGCTAATCACAATGGTAAGAAAGTTACATTAACAAAAGGCAATTTAACAGCAGATACAAATGCCTTAACAGTAAATAAAAAAGATGATTTAACAAAATACAAAGAAAAAGCAAAAGAAGAAATAGATAAACTTTCTAACTTAACAAACCAAGAGAAGAAAGAATTTAAAGACAAAGTAGATGAACAAGTTGATCAACCAGGAGTTGATAAAGTAGTAGAAGAAGCTAAGGCAAAAAATGATGCTAAAGTACTTCCACCTACACCTACACCTACACCAACACCTAACAGACCATATTGGCCAGAGCATAGAGAAGAAGAAAGACCATACAGACCATACAGACCATATAGACCTAATAGAAACGAAACAAAACAAAATGATACTGAAAAAGAAACTAAACCAGTAGAAGAAAAAATTGAAGAAGCTAAAGTTTATGACAAGCTTGAAGCAATACTATTTATAAATAACAATCTAATGCAGAAGTCAGTAAATGGTGTTGTAAGCCAAGTTAGGATGGACATCGCTCCATTCATCTATCAATCAAGAACTATGCTTCCAATACGTTTTGTTGCTGAAGCTTTAGGATTTATGGTAACATGGGATGAAAATACAAGGACTGTTTATCTTGTAGACAAGGAAAATATCGTACAAATACCTGTTGATACAAACAATATAATTGTAAACGGAAATACATTTGTAAGTGATGTTAAACCTATAATTAAGAATAACAGAACTATGCTTCCAATTGCAAACGTTGCAAGGGCTTTAGGCCTTGTAGATGGCAAGGACATCTTCTGGGATGCAGTAAGCAAATCTGTTACTATAAAGAGAAACGTTTTAAAATAG
- a CDS encoding InlB B-repeat-containing protein — MLDSASGKTYIFKGWFLGTEEYNFETEVKENKTLKAKWEEKIIPTVEYKVSFETTYGTKPEDQKVKENGKAKAPTGFEKDTTEILDSASGKTYIFKGWFLGTEEYNFETEVKENKTLKAKWEEKIIPTVEYKVSFETTYGTKPEDQK; from the coding sequence ATCCTGGATAGCGCAAGCGGCAAGACCTATATATTCAAAGGTTGGTTCCTAGGCACAGAAGAATATAACTTCGAAACAGAAGTAAAAGAAAACAAGACCTTAAAAGCAAAATGGGAAGAAAAAATCATCCCAACAGTCGAATACAAAGTAAGCTTTGAAACAACCTACGGCACAAAACCAGAAGACCAAAAAGTAAAAGAAAACGGAAAAGCAAAAGCACCAACGGGATTTGAAAAAGACACAACAGAAATCCTGGATAGCGCAAGCGGCAAGACCTATATATTCAAAGGTTGGTTCCTAGGCACAGAAGAATATAACTTCGAAACAGAAGTAAAAGAAAACAAGACCTTAAAAGCAAAATGGGAAGAAAAAATCATCCCAACAGTCGAATACAAAGTAAGCTTTGAAACAACCTACGGCACAAAACCAGAAGACCAAAAGTAA
- a CDS encoding InlB B-repeat-containing protein, translating into MYIPREKLLRKFWVILLSLMVLVHTLILPVSAAVNVNENTSTVNRSTMKTAPIRAKEIEGPIPNPQYEYYLNHKEEFTYGYIPPKYIFPQEKTRNIRTRSSSEFSRFKKYDSRSGDIKLNHFGINVITPRKDQFYTGTCWAHAYLAVVESLLKIKYGEDYDLSEGHMAYNVDDQTNLQSGGLDEDALAYCARLSGPVLEKNLTAYSINEDDPKDRKQKDFDPSRAISLPEGERDTFKIMGDAFNKKLDFLVTRTLELDLTLENLKRCIYENGSVQGTYLIAEDGYSKDVLGGRWIDKWSVKKNGVRYHYVRNFKNSNYLKYNHAVALIGWDDDKEIKNKLGETAKGAFLVKNSVPAPPYDRYDDARGYHWISYESFLGNGDIVPSFTKIITPREVRPMDPDERASLKNVYNPCKLAGTTFNQKFDIKGKLNKAINVYERGTTEPETIKYVTYYNKSEGSAPYKIYITEDPELLKEEKTTFADGTKGDTLKDINSDKWVELASGTFTEKGYQTLEVIQPYTITSGKFALKIETDSKTMGLSYRSFPTVEKVPASSYMYNDKNTEHFFQKIDDFYKIFLGTVTVKPKEYTVTVNNDGNGTATANPSKGPKRTKVTIKADPNPGYEFDKWEVEGATAQDPKSLETTLTIGEGNVTAKAIFKKIPPKEYKVSFETTYGTKPADQKIKEGEKAKEPQGFEKDTTEILDSASGKTYIFKGWFLGTEEYNFETEVKGNKILKAKWEEKIIPIAEYTVSFETTYGTKPEDQKIKENEKAKAPTGFEKDTTEILDSASGKTYIFKGWFLGTEEYNFETEVKENKTLKAKWEEKIIPTVEYKVSFETTYGTKPEDQKIKENEKAKAPTGFEKDTTEILDSASGKTYIFKGWFLGTEEYNFETEVKENKTLKAKWEEKIIPTVEYTVSFETTYGTKPADQKIKEGEKAKEPQGFEKDTTEILDSASGKTYIFKGWFLGTEEYNFETEVKGNKILKAKWEEKIIPIAEYTVSFETTYGTKPEDQKIKENEKAKAPTGFEKDTTEILDSASGKTYIFKGWFLGTEEYNFETEVKENKTLKAKWEEKIIPTVEYKVSFETTYGTKPEDQKVKENGKAKAPTGFEKDTTEILDSANGKTYIFKGWFLGTEEYNFETEVKGNKILKAKWEEKIIPIAEYTVSFETTYGTKPEDQKVKENGKAKAPTDFEKTQQKSWIAQAARPIYSKVGS; encoded by the coding sequence ATGTATATTCCTAGAGAGAAACTGCTAAGAAAGTTTTGGGTAATACTACTTTCTTTAATGGTTCTTGTACACACGCTTATATTGCCTGTTTCTGCAGCCGTAAATGTAAATGAAAATACATCGACAGTTAATAGAAGCACAATGAAAACTGCACCTATAAGAGCTAAGGAAATAGAGGGTCCCATACCTAATCCTCAGTACGAGTATTATCTAAATCACAAAGAGGAATTTACTTATGGCTACATACCGCCAAAGTATATCTTTCCTCAAGAAAAAACAAGAAATATTAGAACTAGATCATCAAGTGAATTCTCTAGATTCAAAAAATATGATTCTAGAAGTGGTGATATAAAATTAAATCACTTTGGCATAAATGTCATAACTCCACGAAAAGATCAGTTTTACACAGGAACTTGTTGGGCTCATGCTTATTTAGCAGTAGTAGAATCACTATTAAAAATTAAATATGGAGAAGACTATGATTTATCAGAAGGTCATATGGCATATAATGTTGATGATCAAACAAATCTTCAATCGGGTGGGCTTGATGAAGATGCGCTAGCTTACTGCGCTAGGCTTTCAGGACCCGTACTAGAAAAAAATCTCACAGCATACTCAATCAATGAAGATGATCCAAAAGACAGAAAACAAAAAGATTTTGACCCATCAAGAGCAATCTCACTTCCTGAAGGTGAAAGAGATACCTTTAAGATAATGGGTGATGCTTTTAATAAGAAACTAGATTTTTTAGTTACAAGGACCTTGGAATTGGACTTAACACTTGAAAATCTAAAGAGATGTATATATGAAAATGGATCGGTACAAGGTACCTATTTAATAGCGGAAGATGGGTATAGCAAAGATGTTCTTGGAGGTAGATGGATTGATAAATGGTCTGTTAAGAAAAATGGAGTTCGTTATCACTATGTGAGAAATTTTAAAAATTCAAATTATCTGAAGTATAATCATGCGGTTGCATTAATAGGATGGGATGACGATAAGGAAATTAAAAATAAATTAGGAGAAACAGCAAAAGGAGCCTTTTTAGTTAAAAATTCAGTGCCCGCTCCGCCATATGATCGCTATGACGATGCTAGAGGGTATCATTGGATTTCCTATGAATCATTTTTAGGCAATGGAGATATAGTTCCAAGTTTTACTAAAATCATTACCCCACGAGAAGTTAGACCCATGGATCCAGATGAAAGAGCAAGTCTTAAAAATGTATATAATCCTTGCAAACTTGCAGGTACTACTTTTAATCAAAAATTCGATATAAAAGGAAAGCTAAACAAGGCCATAAATGTTTATGAAAGAGGTACAACTGAACCTGAAACTATCAAGTATGTAACCTACTATAATAAGTCAGAAGGGTCTGCTCCATATAAAATCTATATAACCGAAGACCCAGAACTACTAAAAGAAGAAAAGACCACATTTGCTGATGGAACAAAAGGGGATACACTAAAAGATATAAACAGTGACAAATGGGTAGAATTGGCTAGCGGCACTTTTACAGAAAAAGGATATCAAACATTAGAAGTAATACAGCCTTATACAATAACTAGCGGCAAATTTGCCTTAAAGATCGAGACAGATTCCAAGACTATGGGACTTTCATATAGAAGTTTTCCTACAGTTGAAAAAGTGCCCGCATCTTCATATATGTACAATGATAAAAATACAGAACATTTTTTCCAAAAAATTGATGATTTCTACAAAATTTTCCTAGGAACTGTGACAGTTAAACCTAAAGAATACACGGTAACTGTAAATAACGATGGAAATGGCACAGCAACAGCAAATCCTTCCAAGGGGCCAAAGAGAACAAAGGTAACCATAAAAGCAGATCCAAACCCGGGCTATGAATTTGACAAATGGGAAGTAGAAGGAGCAACAGCACAAGATCCAAAATCTCTTGAAACAACCCTAACCATAGGAGAAGGAAATGTAACAGCGAAGGCAATTTTCAAAAAAATACCACCAAAAGAATACAAAGTAAGCTTTGAAACAACCTATGGAACAAAACCGGCAGATCAAAAAATAAAAGAAGGCGAAAAAGCAAAAGAACCGCAAGGATTTGAAAAAGACACAACAGAAATCCTGGATAGCGCAAGCGGCAAGACCTATATATTCAAAGGTTGGTTCCTAGGCACAGAAGAATATAACTTCGAAACAGAAGTAAAAGGAAACAAGATCCTAAAAGCGAAATGGGAAGAAAAAATCATCCCAATAGCAGAATACACAGTAAGCTTTGAAACAACCTATGGAACAAAACCAGAAGACCAAAAAATAAAAGAAAATGAAAAAGCAAAAGCACCAACGGGATTTGAAAAAGACACAACAGAAATCCTGGATAGCGCAAGCGGCAAGACCTATATATTCAAAGGTTGGTTCCTAGGCACAGAAGAATATAACTTCGAAACAGAAGTAAAAGAAAACAAGACCTTAAAAGCAAAATGGGAAGAAAAAATCATCCCAACAGTCGAATACAAAGTAAGCTTTGAAACAACCTACGGCACAAAACCAGAAGACCAAAAAATAAAAGAAAATGAAAAAGCAAAAGCACCAACGGGATTTGAAAAAGACACAACAGAAATCCTGGATAGCGCAAGCGGCAAGACCTATATATTCAAAGGTTGGTTCCTAGGCACAGAAGAATATAACTTCGAAACAGAAGTAAAAGAAAACAAGACCTTAAAAGCAAAATGGGAAGAAAAAATCATCCCAACAGTCGAATACACAGTAAGCTTTGAAACAACCTATGGAACAAAACCGGCAGATCAAAAAATAAAAGAAGGCGAAAAAGCAAAAGAACCGCAAGGATTTGAAAAAGACACAACAGAAATCCTGGATAGCGCAAGCGGCAAGACCTATATATTCAAAGGTTGGTTCCTAGGCACAGAAGAATATAACTTCGAAACAGAAGTAAAAGGAAACAAGATCCTAAAAGCGAAATGGGAAGAAAAAATCATCCCAATAGCAGAATACACAGTAAGCTTTGAAACAACCTATGGAACAAAACCAGAAGACCAAAAAATAAAAGAAAATGAAAAAGCAAAAGCACCAACGGGATTTGAAAAAGACACAACAGAAATCCTGGATAGCGCAAGCGGCAAGACCTATATATTCAAAGGTTGGTTCCTAGGCACAGAAGAATATAACTTCGAAACAGAAGTAAAAGAAAACAAGACCTTAAAAGCAAAATGGGAAGAAAAAATCATCCCAACAGTCGAATACAAAGTAAGCTTTGAAACAACCTACGGCACAAAACCAGAAGACCAAAAAGTAAAAGAAAACGGAAAAGCAAAAGCACCAACGGGATTTGAAAAAGACACAACAGAAATCCTGGATAGCGCAAACGGCAAGACCTATATATTCAAAGGTTGGTTCCTAGGCACAGAAGAATATAACTTCGAAACAGAAGTAAAAGGAAACAAGATCCTAAAAGCGAAATGGGAAGAAAAAATCATCCCAATAGCAGAATACACAGTAAGCTTTGAAACAACCTACGGCACAAAACCAGAAGACCAAAAAGTAAAAGAAAACGGAAAAGCAAAAGCACCAACGGATTTTGAAAAGACACAACAGAAATCCTGGATAGCGCAAGCGGCAAGACCTATATATTCAAAGGTTGGTTCCTAG